In Lacinutrix sp. Bg11-31, the DNA window GTTGTTTGGTTCTTCAGAATTAAAACTGACTAATAAATTTTCGATAAGACCTGGTGTACGTTATGAGTATAATTCCTTATTCGATTCTAAATTATTAGCTTCATTAAGCACACGCTATTTAATGCCTAAAGGTTTCGAGTTACGCGCCAACGTTGGTACTTCTTACAGAACACCAAATTTTGAAGAGTTATACTACTACTTTGTCGATTCTAACCACGATGTACAAGGAAATGAAAACTTAAATCCTGAAAAAGGATATTCGGCATTTTTAACCTTAAAAAAGAGAAGTTGGTTTAAGGATACTTCTTTACAAAACACAATAAAACTTAGCTATATAGACTTAAAAGATAAAATAGATCTTGCTATTGTAAACACTGCACCTTTACAATACGAGTACATAAATATTGATACTTATAAGCTTTGGGGAATTACACAAGAGAACAGTATAAAAAAAGATAACTGGACTTTAAATCTAGGTGGAACATTACAAGGTATTTCTAGAGTTGCAAGTAATGAAGTTAATATAGATAATGACTTTTTATATTCTTACCAATTAAACACAAGTGCTACTTATAATGTTAAAAAATGGAAAACTGCTTTCACGTTGCTATTAAAGCATAATGGGAAGCAAAAGGGCTATGTCTCTAGTGGAACAGATGGTAATGGCAATTCTGTATTCGAAAAAACCACAACCGATGCTTATAGCTGGTTAGATGGTTCCATAAAAAAATCTTTTTTAAACAATAAAATTCAAGCAACAATTGGCGGCCGAAACCTACTAGATGTTACTAATGTAAATGTTAGTAATAATTCTACAAACGGTGTGCATTCCTCTAGTAATAGTGCATTACTATTGGGTTACGGACGTTCTTATTACTTAAAACTATTATATAATTTAAACTTTTAAAACCAATTACAATGATTAACAAATTTTTTACCTCAATTTTATGCGCCTCGGTATTACTGTTCTCAAGCTGCAGTAGCGATGACGACTCAACACCTACACAACCAATACAAGTTGTAATAGAAGGTGCTGCCATATCTCCATTAGTTGGAGGTCCAAACGAACAAAATCAAGTTTATGTAGACTTAAGTACAAACACAAGTACAGCTGTACAGCGTGATTCTTGGGATTTAGGTTTTTATTCTGAATCAGAATTTAGAGTAGCTATAAATGGATCTATTTATATGGCAACTGCTGAATTAACGGTTTCAGATATAGATGCTGTGAATTCGTCTAATGCAGAAGTGCAAGACTTACAAACAAGAGTTGCTGTTGGTACTTTTCAAGCTGAAACTGCTGGATTTATAGATGCTCCAACTGGTGAAATTAGCGGAACTGCTATTTCTGCTATTTCTGAAACTGATGTAGAAAACCATGTCTATTTAGTAAACTTAGGCTTTGAGGTTGGAACAGCAACGCCTTCTAACGGAAGTGTTGAAGTTTCTGGTGCTGCTAGAGGTTGGAAAAAAATTAGAATTTTAAAAGACGGAAACAATTACGTTTTACAATATGCTGATTTGGATGCTACAACTCATGAAGTAGTTACTATTGCTAAAAATGCAGATTATAATTATACATTCTTTAGCTTTAATACTGAAACAGAGGTTAGTGTAGAACCAGTTAAAACAAACTGGGATTTAAACTTTAGTGTTTTTACAAATGAAATATCAGGTTATGGTGCTTATGGTTATTCAGATTTTGTAGTTAATAATACAAAAGCAAGCGCAACTGTTTACATGATAGATACAGATACTGAAGCTTTAGCTTATGACGATTTTACGTTAGCAGATGTTGAAAACACAAACTTCTCAAACGACCAACGTGCAATTGGAAGCAGCTGGAGAAATGGTGGTGGACCAGGAACATTACCTTCTTTAAAAGAAAACGTGTTTTACATAGTAAATGATACCGATGGTAATTTATATAAGCTTAAATTTTTAGCTTTAACAGATGCTTCCGGAGAACGTGGTTACCCAGAATTTGTTTATAGTTTATTATAATAAATTTTATTTTAGAGTTAATTAAAATGAAAAAAGCCACTCAAATTTGAGTGGCTTTACCTGTGTTAATCTAAGTGATAAATCTCACGAATGCTTTCCAGAATGTTTTCAAAATCTATTTTTAGATCTATCAATTTTCCTGTATGAATATCGAAAACCCAACCATGTACTGCTAAACCTCTTCCACGAGCTGCTTTTTGAACTGCAGCTGTTTTAATTAGGTTAACACATTGCTCTTGTACATTTAATTCTACTAGGCGCTCGTACTTTTTTTCTTCATCTTCTATTGCATTTAGCTCTGTATTGTGTATTCGGTACACATCGCGAATATTACGTAACCAAGGATTTAGTATTCCTAAATCTGCAGATTGCATTGCTGCTTTAACTCCACCACAACCATAATGGCCACAAACAACAACATGGTTTACTTTTAAATGTGATACTGCATATTCTACTACAGACATTGCATTTAAATCTGTACCAATAACCATATTTGCAATGTTACGGTGTACAAAAACATCTCCAGGTCCTAATCCCATTAATTCCTCGGCAGTTACTCTACTGTCTGAGCAACCTATAAATAAAAGCTCTGGATTTTGTCCTTCTCCTAATTTATCGAAATATTTATCGTCTTCGTTTAGCTTAGCCTTAATCCACTCTTTATTGTTTTCAAAAACGTTATCTAGCTTCATAATTTTAAGTTTTTAATGTTTGTCTTCTACGTTATCTTTAACCCATTTTAAACAGGCTTTAAAATTACTAAAAATACGATCATTCGGTATAAAATCTGGAATTATATCAATACGTTCCATCATATATCGTGGTTGTTGTAAAAGTCCAACAAAAACGACATCGATATCTTTCTTTTTTAAATCTAAAAGCATGTCTTCCATAGCATACAAACCAGATTGATCCATATATTGCATACGTCCTAATCTTAAAATAACAAATCTTGCTGTATCAGGAATTTGCAATGTTAATGCTTGAAAATCACTAGTCGACCCAAAGAATAATGGTCCTTTTAAATGTTTAATAAACACCTCTTCTTTTAATTGTTGTGGGAAATTTGTCTCGTCTTCCCATGTTTCTTCTTTTAATGATTTTACATCTGAACGTTCTGCTGTTAAATCACCAATTTTCTTCATAAACATTAAAGAAGCAATTACAAGACCAATACCAACTGCATAAATTAAATCCCAGAAAGTAGATAGTAATAATACGATGATCATTATTAATACTTCTGAACTTAATTTTAAAGGTCCTATTTTAATATCTCTTGGTAAACTTGGTATAGCTTTAAGTCCTTTATAATCCATAACACCAATACCAACAGTTATTAAAATACCTGCTAAAACTGCTGCTGGAATTTTAGATGCTACAGGTCCTAATGCCAACATAACTACTAATAACATAATGCCTGCAATCATTCCTGAAAGCTTTGTTTTTCCTCCTGCATTAATATTTACAACGGTTCTTATAGTTGCTCCTGCACCAGGAATACCTCCAAAAATCGCTGCAATACTGTTACCAATTCCTTGACCAATTAATTCTTTGTTAGGTTTGTGTTTTGTTTTAGTCATATTATCTGCAACAACACTTGTTAATAAAGAATCTATTGCCCCTAATAAAGATAATGTAAGAGCAGTAAAAATATATGGAGTAATACTACCCATACTGAAGGAAGTAAACATTTCTAATTTTGGAATTGGAATACCTCCTGGAATCTCAGAAATTGGTCTATAGCCCAAACTAAAGCCATAAGCTATTCCAGACATAACAACTAGAGCAACCAAAGTACTTGGTATTGCTGTTGTAATACGTTTAAAACCATAAATAATTAATATCGTTCCTAGGGCCAACATTAGTTCTAACCAATTAATGTTTTTTAAGGCTCTTGGTAATACTCTCAACGCTCCAATTGTACCAGAAGCTTCTTTTGCCGCTAATGTTTGAGATTCGTTTAAAATCTCTTCTGGTGTAATTAAATCTGCTCGTGTTATTGTTTCTTTAAAGTTTTCTAAAACTAAAATACCTTGACCAGCTTCATCTTTAAGTATATTCTCAAGGATAACTTCTTCGGCTTGTGGTTTAAATTGTTCAACAAACTCCATATCTTCTTTTGGGTAATAACCAATAGAAGGTAAAACTTGTGTAAGTAATATTATAACTCCAATTGCAGTCATGAAACCAGAAACAACAGGATATGGTATGTATCTAATATATTTACCTAGACCTAAAAAACCAAGTCCTACTTGTATTAATCCTGCTAATAAAAAGACTGTTAATATTGCAGGTAATGCTTTGTCTATACTACCATCGTTTGCCGCAACAATACCAGCAATTATAACCATACTTACCGCTGTCATTGGAGCAGTAGGTCCAGATATTTGTGTTGGTGTGCCGCCAAAAAGAGCAGCAAAGAAACTAATAAATATAGCACCATAAAGCCCTGCTTCTGGTCCTAAACCTGAAGACACTCCAAATGCCAATGCTAATGGTAGTGCTACAATTCCTGCTGTGATACCTCCAAAGGCATCTCCTTTAAAATTGGAAAAAAAGTTTTTCATTTATCTTGTTTTATTTCTTGTATTGTTGGTATTTCTTAAAAGTTAAAGAATGTAATAACATTTAATTGATCTCTGTTACTCGTTTCAAAAAACTGATTCATATAACCAATCTCTATTTTTAATGATTTATTAAACTTGTAACCTAAACCTCCATACATTCTATTTCTATCGAAAACAGAAGATTCTGTATTTAAAAAAATCTCATTATAGGCTGAAAGATAATACTTGTTATCTTCTTTTCCGGTTAACGGGATATTAAAACCTAAAAAATAACGAAAACGCATTTTAAAATCGGTTTCAACAAAACGTTGTTCGAAACGATAACGATGACTTAAAGCTACGCTACCAATTTTTTGCTTAGTTGTAAATTGCTGAAATATGCGGTGTTCGTTTACATCAATTTTCTCGTCTAATCCTTCTCTATAATTTTGAGATAGAATATAACCATATCCTAGCAAAATATTGTTATTGTTTTCTGATAAATTATAACCAATACCTGTTCTTAACAATAATTGTTCTAAATCGTCTATAGCATTATAGCTTCGATACTGCACTTCATTATGGATATTCCATTTACTATCAAGCTTCTTGTTCCCAATATATACTAGCCAATTCCCGAAATCACTTTCTTGTGCATGTATAAAATTAGGCAGCACTAACAATAATGTTAGTGCTGCCATAGTTATTCTCTTTTTCATTTTATTTTTAGATATTCTTCTATTCATAAAATTTTACTTCACCTGTATTTACATTGTACATGGCTCCTATAATTTTAATTTCACCGGCTTTTTCCATCTCGGTAAGTATTGGGCTTTCTGCATGAATTCTATCTATCATTAATTCTACATTAATGTGCGATACTTCATCAACAAAATCTAAGTTTTTAGAAGTTCTTAAAGCTTCTTCTTTAGGTTCTAAAACAGCATTAACTGCTGGTGTTATTTTTTGAACTAACTTAGTTAAGTTACCCATTTCTGCATGGTCACAAGCTCCTTTTACAGCTCCACAACTAGTATGGCCCAAAACAACAATAAGTTCTGTACCTGCTAATTTGCAAGCAAATTCCATACTACCTAAAATGTCTTCGTTTACAATATTACCTGCAACACGTACACTAAAAATATCTCCTAAACCTTGATCGAACACCAACTCTGCTGAAACTCTAGAATCTATACAGCTTAAAATAGTAGCGAAAGGAAATTGCCCATCACTAGTATCGTTTACTTGCTCTAAAAGATTTCTATTGGCTTTTAAATTGTTTTGAAATCTTTGGTTTCCTTCTTTTAAATATTGTAATGACTTTTCAGGTGTCATTGTCGATTGCGTTTCTTTTGTATGTGCTTTCATATGTCTTGTTTTTAAATTTAAATTGTTTTTTACTATGCTTCAGAAACTAATAATGAAACATTTAACTGACTTATTATTTTATTTAATGGTGTTTCTGCTGTGTTTTTGGTTTTATCTTGAACTCTATCGATACACAACAAATTAATATTACTTTTTAATAAATAGGAAGAAAGTGTATTCATAGCGTTAGTGTTTTCTTCAAAAACATACTCTTCCATTTTTTCTTCATTTTCTACAGAAGCCTTTTTTATTTCCTTTTGGCTATTAATAATCTTAAAAGATTTTAAAGGAGCTTTAGTATGCGTTATTAAATCTTTCGAGAATTTAGTGTTTAATACTCTATTCGAATCATTAAAAATGCCTAAAGTCATTTTTTCGTTTGGTACTAGTGCATTTTCATTAGCCGTAATCATCACAGCGCCTTTAAATTCTTTTAAAATAAAACGAGTAATACTATCTCCAATTAATTGAAGTGGGCTAGAATCGCGCTGTCCTAAAACAATAATATCTGGATTATAAACTTTAATGTAATTACGAATCTCTTCTTTTACTTTTCCAAAAGAATAACTGTAATCTATTGCTACATTATATTCTTTAGCAATAGGATCTATTAATGCTTTTATTTCCTTTTTAGTATTAATATGCTCTTCATTTAAAGTTCTAATTGCAGATAATTGATTGTCTCCTTCTACAATATCTATATGCTTTTTTACATTAAATAATGTTACTTCTCCACCAATCATATTAGCTAAGCTTATGCTACTTTTTATAGAAGAACTTGTGTTTTTCTTTAAATCTGAAAGTACTAGTATTTTATATTTATTATTTTTCATAGTATTCTAGCTTAAACTAATATTAGACTTAGGTCTTAACTGAAAGAACTCTATAAAACTTGATGGGTTCTCAACAATACCACGTTTAGATATTAATTTAATATCAATATTTCTTTCTTTGGCTTTAAAAGCAAAATCTTCTAAAATCTCTACAATATCATAATCTAGATATCTCGTTTTAGTGACATCAAACTCTAAGTAAGTGTCTCTTGGTAAGCTATCTAATTCTTTTAAGATTGCTCCTTTGTTAAAAAATGTAACCTCCTCTGCAAGCTCCATTTTAATTTTATGTTTTCCATTACTATTATCTTCGATATGTAAGAAATGAGAATTCTGGTAACTTTTTAATAAAATAACTACAATACCAACAGCTAAACCTAAAGCTATACCTATTAATAAATCAGTAAAAACAATTCCTATTACTGTTACAAAAAACGGAACAGATTGTTTCCATCCTAATTTATACATTTTTACAAATAACGATGGCTTTGCTAGTTTATAACCCACAATTAATAAAATTGCTGCTAAAACAGATAAAGGGATTTTATTAAGTAAAGAAGGTATTAAAACAACAGATATTAAAAGTAACATTCCATGTAAAATAGTAGATAATTTACTTTTTCCACCAGATTGAATATTAGCAGAACTTCTAACAATTACTTGAGTTATTGGAAGTCCTCCAACTAAACCAGATAGTATATTACCTGCTCCTTGTGCTAACAATTCTCTATTTGTAGGTGTTACGTTTTTATTTGGATCAAGTTTATCAGATGCTTCTACACATAACAATGTTTCTAAACTTGCAACTAAGGCAATTGTAAAGGCTATAACCCAAACTTCAGGATTTGTTATTACTGCAAAATTAGGAAAACTAAATTGACCAATGAATGAATCTAAATCATCTGGAACTGGTACACTTACTAAATGAGATTCTGCAATAGATAGTGACATATTAGATTTTGTTAATAAGAAAAAAACTATTCCTACAACAACAGCAACTAGTGGTCCTTGAATGACTTGAAAAATCTTTCCTTTTTTTTCTAAAACATTACTCCACAGTAATAAAATACCCAAGGCTATAAAACCAACAACCATAGAACCTAATATAAGGTTATCAAAAACATGCCAAATCGCAGAGAAAGTATTCTCTCCAGAAGCTTCTATAAAACTATCTGCTCCTTCTGCTTCTGCATCGTATCCAAAAAAGTGAGGGATTTGTTTTAAAATAATAATAATTCCAATACCAGTAAGCATTCCTTTAATAACCGATGAAGGGAAATAATATCCAATAATTCCAGCTTTTAAAACGCCAAAAAGTAACTGAATAACGCCTCCTAAAACAACAGCAACCAAGAAGTTTTCATAACCTCCCAAAGTACCAATTGCTGTTAATACAATAGCTGCTAAACCTGCTGCAGGCCCACTAACTCCAATTTTAGAACCGCTTAAGGCTCCTACTACAACTCCTCCAATAATTCCAGCAATTACTCCTGAAAAAAGTGGCGCACCACTAGCTAAAGCAATACCTAAACATAAAGGTAATGCAACGAAAAATACAACGACACTTGCAGGCAAGTCGTTTTTTAATGTTTTAAACATTTATAATTTGATTTTATTCTATTGGTTAATAAACCAATAGTTATTTTAATATTTTTTTGGGGACAAAAAATGTCCAAACGACAAAATATTAAATAAAATCAGGTGGTGGAGAAATGAGGTTTAAGTGAGGTTTTGAGTAATTTTTAAAAAAATATCCTAAATTATTAGTTTTTAAAACGTTACTTAAATAATCTAGTTCTTCTTCATTATTAGAAAAAAGTAGTTTCAAGTTTTGAACTTCTTCTTCTTCCTCAGAAAGGCTATAAAAAACAGATATATCTACAGTATCATCTAAAACCATAATTATAGAAGGCGCAGTAATTATGGCCAAAAATAATATGGTAAAGAAAATAGATATGTGTTTTTTAAGCATATTTAAGTTATAATTCAAGACGCAAATATAATATTAAAGAAACATTTTAAATGTTAAATAAAATCTAAATCTTATTTAATAATCTTAAATCTTCATCTTGTATCCAACCTGTTTTACCATCACTAAGTTTAATTTTTTTCCAACTTTTTACAGTGTCTAAAACCTGAACCTTAGTGCCTTCGTGTAGAACAAAAGCTTCGTCACTACGCAAGTTTGGCTCACTTTTAACTTTAGATTCTTTTGCAAAAATAATTGCTGGATTCTTTTTTTGCGCTAAACTATAGCTATAAAAAGTAAAAACTAATGCCACTAATGCTAGTACAACAGAGAGTGTACTAGTCACAAAATAAAAACGTTTTTTTTCTGTACCAAAAGTAAAATAATACAGTAAATAAAATAACACAAAAAGCACAACTAAAACAATAGAAAGCTTTGCCCAACCATCGAAAGATAGAGTATTGGTTGTCTTTTTCACAAACCTAGTTAAACCAACTTCTGGCAAATTATCTATAGCATCAATTCGCATATTGTTAGCAAATGCTAGATTACCTTGTATGTCCTTATCTTTAGGTTTTAGCGCTAATGCTTTTTCATAATAATAAACTGAAGGCGCAATATTATTAAGCTTATAGTGCGCATTTGCAATATTAAAATACAGCTCGGCAGAGTGCTTATCTGAATTTAAAATCACATCATATCTATCTATAGCTTCAGCATATTTACCTTCGTTATAAAGCGCGTTAGCCTGATCGAAAATTTTCTCGTTTTGAGCCGAAAGACTTCCTATAAAAAACAAGAGTATGTAGAGTGTGTTTTTCATTGTTTAAGTATTCCCATAATAATGGAAATGAAAAATATTTTATCTAATCTGTTTATCTATTAAATTAATTGCGCTTGCAGCTTTATCATAATCTTGCTGCATGGCAACTTTTGTAATTGGTGTATATCTTGCTATTTCGCAGTTTTTAAGAATATTTTCAAAATTTGAAACAACAGTAGTATCTACTTGTTTTTCTAGTAACAAAGTGCGAATTTTATCCTTACTTAAATCGCTAGTTTCAATATTTAATTTAGCTTTTAAATAATTATGTAACGCTTTTTCTAACGCAACATAAAAGGCTTCTTTTTCTCCTAATGCTTTTTTAGCTTCACCTAAATATTTCTTAGCTAATTTATCTGCTTTTCTAAGTCTATTACCTACAATATCACCATCACGTTCTTCTTTTTTTCTTCGGAAAACAATAGCCAACGGAATCAATAATAAAGGTGTCAATAAACTTACCCAAAAGAGCGTAGATTTAAAGAATTGCGTATTATTTTTTGAAACCAGATTAGCATCCATTTTTATAAATGCAAATTGATCGTTATTTAAAACAACATCTCGTTTTTCTGCACCTTCTGCTGTTAAATTGTTATCTGAAACACCATAAACAGGACCTTCGAGTACATTAATTATGGTTTCGTTAGATGATAATCGTTTATAACTTTCAGTCTTTAAATCGAAATAAGAAAAAGAAATTGTTGGTATTGGGTATTTGCCTTTATATTGAGGAACAATAGTATAACTATCTGAAACCTCACCTTGCATACCACTTAAATTTGTTCTCACATTTTCGTTATGCTCTGGCTCATATACTTCAAGAGAATTAGGTAGTGTTAGTTTTGGTAAGGCTAATAATTTTAAATTCCCTTTTCCTGAAACTATTACCTTAGCTTGCATAGATTCATTAGCATTAAGCTCGCTTTTAGAGATGCTTAAATTAAATTTAAAATCTCCAACTGCTCCAGAAAAATCTAAAGGTTTTCCTGTTTCTGGTAACGGCTTAACATTAATAGTACGTCTTCCAGCTGTTACAGGAACATTTACTTTACTCATTAATCGTTGCCCAAAAATATCACGCCTTTTAGTTGGTATTTCTGCAGTAACGTCAAGCTTTAAAGGTTCTATAATTAATTTTCCTGTTTTTTGCGGATATAAAACTGTTCGTCGTAAAATTACATATTGATAATCTTCGCCTTTGTATTGGCCTCTTTCTATTTTTAAACCTTTTGGGTTAATATGTTGACTCCAAAAGTCGTCGTACTCAGGATCGTCTGTTTCTCTCCAATTGCTTACTCCTGTATTTGGTGCAACATAGAGTTTATAAACCACAGTAATGGCTTCGTTTAAATAAGGATTTGCATTAGAAATCTCGGCTACTAAATGAATATTATCACTTGCAACTGCTGTGTTTGGGTCTTTAGGCTTCTGTATTTCCTTAGTAACCTTAATAACGATAGCATTGGTTTTGTAAGTTTGGCCATCTATTTCTATACTAGCAGATTCTAGCATTAAACTTCCCATTCTTTTTGGTGATAAGAAATAGCTATACGTTTTCTCGAAAGAACGTTTTCCATTAATCCAAGAATTACTAACCGATTGATTTGGGCCACCAACCACATCGAAACCATCAAAACTTGGAGGATTGAAATTATCTCCATCTTTATTCATAGAAAAATCTACACGTAAACGCTCGTTCAATCCTAAAGTTTTTTTACTCACTCTAGTTTGAAACTGCACTTGTGCGCCTGCTATACTTGTAAAAAGTATAATAAGTAGCATTGCTATGTTTTTTGTTTTTTTCATTCCTAATTTATTCTGGATCCCTGCCTTCGCAGGAATGACAAAGATTTTAAAGTTCGAATAAGCAACTCTTCACTTCTAAATTCAAACTTCTCACTTTTATCTACCAGTCTTTTTCTGTTTGTATTTTTGCGCCTTTTGCTTTCTCTGCATTCATTTTATCCTGCACTTTCTGCTCTTGGTTATCCATTGCATCCAATAGATTTTTTATTTGCTGTGGCGATAATTTTCCTGGCTGTTGTTGTGGTTTAGGTTGCTCTTTTTTCTGGTCGTCTCCTTTGCCATCTTTCTCTTTTTCTTCATCTGGCTTCCCTTCATCTTCTTTATCCTCGCCTTCTTTTTTATCGTCGTCTCCTTTATCCTTATTATCTTCTTTATTCTCGCCTTGGTCTTCCTTTTTATCTTGTTCCTTCTGGTCTTCGTTTTCCTTTTTATCTTTGTCTTTATCGTCCTTGTTATCTTCTTCTTGAGGTGGCTCTTGGTTTTTAGCACACTCTTTTGCTAAGGCATAATTATAACGCGTTTCCTCGTCTAAAGGATTATTTCTAAGTGCATTTTTAAAAGCATCTGCAGCTTCACTACATTTCTTTTCTTGCATTAAAATGTTTCCTATATTATGAAACGCTTTGTGCTTTTCTAATTTATCTGTGGCGTTTTTAGCAGCTTGTTGATTGCGAAATAAAGCTTCTTCAAAATTTCCTTTTTGGTAATATGTATGACCCAAATTGTATGTTCCAGCAACACTTGTTGGCTTATTAGAAATAGCTCTTCTGTATTCCATTTCAGCTAAAACAAATGCGTCACTACTGGCTAAATCATTTGCATCACTAATTAAATCGTTAGTTTTCTGATTTATCTTTTGAAGCGCCTTTTCAGTTTCCTCTTGCTGTGCAAAAGCGTAAGAAACTGTTAATATTAATATGTAAGTTATTATGTTTTTCATGCTAGTTCTCACAAAAATGAGAATCTTTTTAATTAATAGTATTAAGCCTCTAAATATATGAAAGCCTTGATTTGATTGGTGTTAAGGATTTTATAAATTTTCATTAAACAAGTTTAGCTTTTTCAACCAAGCTGTTTTGCGTTCTAATAGAAAAATATCGATAAATAAAAGTAATATTCCAAAACCTAAAAACCATTGAAATTGCGATTCGTAGGCTGCAAATTGCTTAGATTCGAATTTGGTTTTATCCATTTTATTTAAAATATCTCTTATTTCATCAACTACTTTTCCTGTATTATTTCCATTTATATACACACCATTTGCCGATTTAGCAATGTTTTTAAGCGTGTCTTCGTTTAGTTTTGTAATAACAGTTTCACCTT includes these proteins:
- a CDS encoding BatD family protein, whose translation is MKKTKNIAMLLIILFTSIAGAQVQFQTRVSKKTLGLNERLRVDFSMNKDGDNFNPPSFDGFDVVGGPNQSVSNSWINGKRSFEKTYSYFLSPKRMGSLMLESASIEIDGQTYKTNAIVIKVTKEIQKPKDPNTAVASDNIHLVAEISNANPYLNEAITVVYKLYVAPNTGVSNWRETDDPEYDDFWSQHINPKGLKIERGQYKGEDYQYVILRRTVLYPQKTGKLIIEPLKLDVTAEIPTKRRDIFGQRLMSKVNVPVTAGRRTINVKPLPETGKPLDFSGAVGDFKFNLSISKSELNANESMQAKVIVSGKGNLKLLALPKLTLPNSLEVYEPEHNENVRTNLSGMQGEVSDSYTIVPQYKGKYPIPTISFSYFDLKTESYKRLSSNETIINVLEGPVYGVSDNNLTAEGAEKRDVVLNNDQFAFIKMDANLVSKNNTQFFKSTLFWVSLLTPLLLIPLAIVFRRKKEERDGDIVGNRLRKADKLAKKYLGEAKKALGEKEAFYVALEKALHNYLKAKLNIETSDLSKDKIRTLLLEKQVDTTVVSNFENILKNCEIARYTPITKVAMQQDYDKAASAINLIDKQIR
- a CDS encoding tetratricopeptide repeat protein, which translates into the protein MKNIITYILILTVSYAFAQQEETEKALQKINQKTNDLISDANDLASSDAFVLAEMEYRRAISNKPTSVAGTYNLGHTYYQKGNFEEALFRNQQAAKNATDKLEKHKAFHNIGNILMQEKKCSEAADAFKNALRNNPLDEETRYNYALAKECAKNQEPPQEEDNKDDKDKDKKENEDQKEQDKKEDQGENKEDNKDKGDDDKKEGEDKEDEGKPDEEKEKDGKGDDQKKEQPKPQQQPGKLSPQQIKNLLDAMDNQEQKVQDKMNAEKAKGAKIQTEKDW